In Treponema sp. OMZ 798, the following proteins share a genomic window:
- the rplQ gene encoding 50S ribosomal protein L17 gives MKHKNGFNPLSRTTAHRRALHRNMVTSLFKYERITTTKQKAMEVRRTAEKLITRSKVDTFNNRRHAAKYIWDDDIVKKLFSDIGPRMKDRNGGYTRILKIGFREGDAADVAILELVDYDFEKKEKDTKKKDDSKKSDDKKASKKEAGFKSSKSESEHKKNTDQVVDSSSNRRYNRVKGS, from the coding sequence ATGAAGCATAAGAACGGCTTTAATCCGCTCTCGCGTACAACTGCACATCGCCGTGCTTTGCACCGAAATATGGTTACATCGCTATTTAAGTACGAGCGGATTACGACAACAAAACAAAAAGCGATGGAAGTACGCCGAACTGCGGAAAAATTGATTACCCGCTCAAAGGTTGATACGTTCAACAACCGAAGGCATGCTGCAAAGTATATCTGGGATGATGATATTGTAAAAAAACTATTCAGCGATATCGGTCCTAGAATGAAAGACAGAAACGGCGGTTACACCCGGATCTTAAAAATCGGCTTCCGTGAAGGCGATGCAGCTGATGTTGCTATCTTGGAACTTGTAGACTATGACTTTGAAAAAAAGGAAAAGGATACAAAGAAAAAAGATGATTCAAAAAAATCCGATGACAAGAAAGCTTCCAAAAAAGAAGCAGGCTTTAAATCATCAAAGAGTGAATCTGAACACAAAAAGAATACCGACCAGGTAGTAGATAGTTCATCAAATCGGAGGTACAACCGTGTCAAAGGCTCATAG
- a CDS encoding TIGR02328 family protein: MRLWHQDLIQRLPTQQLLGQHRECCALRGNGWGKKHSVVDYVFLYSPYKLFQYHKLVMEEMHKRGYKVSEEWLDQNYRGKKCPPYEDLKKIKKTYPIYKEHDEKYMQECITNLHGKNIEI, translated from the coding sequence ATGAGACTATGGCACCAAGACCTGATACAAAGACTACCGACACAGCAGCTATTAGGCCAGCACAGAGAATGCTGTGCATTACGAGGAAACGGCTGGGGGAAAAAGCATTCTGTAGTAGACTATGTATTTTTATATTCACCGTACAAACTTTTTCAATACCATAAACTGGTAATGGAAGAGATGCACAAAAGAGGCTATAAGGTTTCAGAAGAATGGTTAGATCAAAATTACAGAGGAAAAAAATGTCCGCCATACGAGGACCTAAAAAAAATCAAAAAGACCTATCCTATTTACAAGGAACATGATGAAAAATATATGCAGGAATGTATCACTAATCTCCATGGAAAAAACATAGAGATATAA
- a CDS encoding PHP domain-containing protein, protein MKESNLISNFHTHTYLCKHADGRPVDYVKEAIKDGCSALGFSDHCPYPDSSWDYCRMGEYEINLYKSMVEEAVIDAPFPVYFGFECEWHPRYKNWYKDFLRGEMKSDFLVLGSHWYDSEGVLEYAPNLTKKELFGYIDFTIDGMRSGLYNFLAHPDLFLANVSKIDADHMACSKALIQAAIDLDMPIEINGYGTFKRKIERAGADEFIYPVRQFWELAWDMGARIICNSDAHFPEHTILGCRNAIAFAKSIGIKPIDPAKALGFEYLDSSKLIAANE, encoded by the coding sequence ATGAAAGAAAGCAACTTAATAAGCAATTTCCACACCCATACTTATTTGTGTAAACATGCTGACGGCAGGCCCGTCGATTATGTAAAAGAAGCTATAAAGGACGGCTGTTCGGCCCTAGGTTTTTCGGACCATTGCCCCTATCCCGATTCTTCATGGGATTATTGCCGTATGGGAGAGTATGAGATAAATCTCTATAAGAGCATGGTGGAGGAAGCCGTTATTGATGCGCCCTTCCCGGTATATTTCGGCTTTGAGTGCGAGTGGCATCCTCGCTATAAGAACTGGTACAAGGATTTTTTAAGAGGAGAAATGAAATCCGATTTTTTGGTTTTGGGTTCCCACTGGTATGATTCTGAAGGAGTATTGGAATATGCACCTAATCTTACAAAAAAAGAACTTTTCGGATATATAGATTTTACAATTGACGGGATGAGATCCGGGCTTTATAATTTTTTGGCTCACCCCGATCTTTTTTTGGCGAATGTTTCAAAGATAGATGCCGATCACATGGCTTGCTCCAAAGCTTTGATTCAGGCAGCTATTGATCTTGATATGCCTATAGAAATAAACGGTTACGGCACTTTTAAAAGAAAGATTGAACGTGCCGGAGCTGATGAGTTTATTTACCCTGTCCGGCAGTTTTGGGAGCTTGCTTGGGATATGGGGGCAAGAATTATCTGTAATTCCGATGCTCATTTTCCTGAGCATACTATTTTGGGCTGTAGGAATGCAATAGCTTTTGCTAAGAGTATAGGAATTAAGCCCATAGATCCGGCTAAAGCCCTGGGTTTTGAATATTTGGACTCTTCTAAACTTATAGCAGCCAATGAATAA
- a CDS encoding acylphosphatase: MNKENLRALHIIVKGRVQGVGFRYWTRSLARSLKVKGWVCNRADYSVEILAEADTETLGEFVYALKHEHPYARVESLSSEEVQVKGYADFRIEV; encoded by the coding sequence ATGAATAAAGAAAATTTGAGAGCTCTTCATATTATAGTCAAGGGCAGGGTTCAAGGTGTGGGCTTCCGTTATTGGACGCGTTCTCTTGCAAGGAGCCTTAAAGTAAAAGGTTGGGTGTGCAATCGTGCAGATTACTCGGTAGAGATTCTTGCAGAAGCCGATACGGAAACTCTCGGAGAATTTGTTTATGCTCTCAAACACGAGCATCCCTATGCCCGTGTTGAAAGCCTTAGTTCCGAAGAAGTTCAGGTGAAAGGATATGCTGACTTCCGAATTGAAGTATAA
- a CDS encoding MFS transporter, with amino-acid sequence MKPQDGFRKYLPITFLIGAGFFTMGLMDPLYDSYVTIFLSRYIPFKWLVGMLMSLDNVLAILLIPIVSAWSDRTRTKIGRRMPWIIILLPLSAISFSFIPYAAKTSLASLVIVLALLNLFKQSVRGPVIALMPDIVPAEFRSQGNGVINTMGNIAAIVGTLFLARLMDVDTVLPIIGHTKDVLSFPAAGLLVILATLMLFLFVKEKNVPPPDSPEKEEEKKVPFIQAMKTVLAGRKIEGEEKPDKSALFVLVSLFLWFLGYQGMLPYIAEYSIKNFGVSTGQGAFAAGMVGIASALSAIPMGYAASKWGRKRMIRIALVVVASLCLAQFFLTEIASILGLAGGQIKYLFWGMMFIFGIFWICIIANSFPMLWQMAGFSHIGLYTGLYYTFSQGAAIIAPFLAGLIIDFAGHRAVFVYCACFFLLAWLMMGRVTRGEKHDKVE; translated from the coding sequence ATGAAACCACAAGACGGATTTAGAAAATACCTTCCGATAACTTTTTTGATCGGAGCAGGTTTTTTTACGATGGGACTTATGGATCCATTGTATGACAGCTATGTAACGATTTTTTTAAGCCGTTATATTCCATTCAAATGGCTTGTCGGAATGTTGATGTCGCTTGATAATGTTTTGGCAATATTATTAATCCCCATCGTTTCGGCATGGTCGGATCGAACACGGACAAAAATAGGAAGGAGAATGCCGTGGATTATAATTTTGCTTCCATTGTCTGCAATTTCTTTTAGCTTTATTCCATATGCAGCAAAAACCTCGTTGGCCTCATTGGTTATAGTTTTAGCTCTATTAAATTTATTTAAACAATCGGTGCGGGGCCCCGTTATCGCCTTAATGCCTGACATTGTTCCTGCCGAATTCCGCTCGCAAGGCAACGGAGTTATAAATACTATGGGAAACATTGCAGCAATAGTGGGAACCTTATTTTTAGCCCGTTTAATGGACGTAGATACAGTCCTGCCCATTATAGGTCACACAAAGGATGTTCTTTCTTTTCCTGCAGCAGGTCTTTTGGTAATCCTTGCAACCCTAATGCTCTTTCTCTTCGTAAAAGAAAAGAATGTTCCGCCTCCCGATTCTCCCGAAAAAGAAGAAGAAAAAAAAGTTCCATTTATACAGGCAATGAAAACCGTATTGGCAGGCAGAAAAATTGAAGGAGAAGAAAAGCCTGATAAGAGCGCCCTCTTTGTTCTTGTTTCGCTTTTTTTATGGTTCCTAGGTTATCAAGGAATGCTGCCCTATATCGCCGAGTACAGCATAAAAAATTTCGGCGTATCAACAGGTCAGGGAGCCTTTGCGGCAGGAATGGTAGGCATAGCCTCAGCCCTATCGGCCATTCCAATGGGCTATGCAGCAAGTAAGTGGGGACGAAAAAGAATGATAAGAATCGCCTTGGTCGTTGTTGCAAGCTTGTGTCTAGCTCAATTCTTTTTAACCGAAATTGCCTCCATCCTAGGACTTGCCGGAGGACAAATAAAATATCTTTTTTGGGGTATGATGTTTATCTTCGGTATTTTTTGGATCTGCATAATAGCAAACTCCTTCCCAATGCTTTGGCAAATGGCGGGCTTTTCACACATAGGTCTTTACACAGGTTTATACTATACCTTTTCTCAAGGAGCTGCAATAATAGCTCCCTTCCTTGCAGGTCTTATAATCGACTTTGCAGGCCACAGAGCAGTCTTTGTATACTGTGCATGTTTTTTCCTTCTTGCCTGGCTTATGATGGGAAGGGTTACTCGCGGCGAAAAGCACGATAAGGTAGAATAA
- a CDS encoding glycerophosphodiester phosphodiesterase family protein — protein sequence MHKEILPNAKRPLLFGHRGVPSLVPENTIASFKKAVEMGIPGVELDVHLTKTGELVVIHDSSIKRTGRIYENGRLIEAPDLKVEDLSWEELQKYDFGLWFSKEYEGERLPLLYNVLKLLGSDIYVDIEIKIDNLKYKGVVEKTYQVLQDILKILPENPHRFLVSSFNPFAIRYFSKICSYIPTALIYDNHPNTPFFLKKGRGLLFCKPDILKPSYKCFTKKRNKEAWCWTVDDKEKAAELIKKGVSGITSNRPQDIKEIL from the coding sequence ATGCATAAAGAAATTTTACCTAATGCAAAAAGGCCTCTTTTGTTTGGCCATAGGGGTGTTCCGAGTCTTGTGCCCGAAAATACAATTGCCTCATTTAAGAAGGCTGTAGAGATGGGTATCCCCGGAGTCGAATTGGATGTGCATTTAACCAAGACCGGAGAACTTGTTGTTATTCATGATTCCTCAATTAAGCGCACCGGAAGAATCTATGAAAATGGAAGGCTTATTGAGGCTCCGGATTTGAAAGTTGAAGATTTATCTTGGGAAGAATTACAAAAATACGACTTCGGTCTTTGGTTTTCAAAAGAATATGAGGGAGAAAGGCTACCATTGCTGTACAATGTGCTTAAGCTTTTAGGTTCCGATATCTATGTCGATATAGAAATTAAAATAGATAACTTAAAATACAAGGGTGTTGTAGAAAAAACTTATCAGGTTTTGCAGGATATTTTAAAAATTCTGCCTGAAAATCCGCATAGATTTTTGGTTTCTTCTTTTAATCCCTTTGCAATAAGATATTTTTCAAAGATATGTTCCTATATTCCTACTGCCTTAATCTATGACAACCATCCCAATACTCCCTTCTTTTTAAAAAAGGGCAGGGGACTGTTATTTTGTAAACCTGATATTTTAAAGCCTTCTTATAAATGCTTTACTAAAAAGAGAAATAAAGAAGCTTGGTGCTGGACTGTTGACGATAAGGAAAAGGCCGCGGAGCTTATCAAAAAAGGAGTAAGCGGAATTACTTCTAATAGGCCTCAGGATATAAAGGAGATTTTATAA
- a CDS encoding ketopantoate reductase family protein produces MKILIYGAGVIGSLYAVYFSKGGSDVSIYARGSRLQEIKEKGLSYFEKNKIKTVNVKVLEKVFDDDIYDFIFLTVREDNLKEALTELKENKSKTIVTMVNTISPYAELEKLCGKGKILPAFPGAGGSIDDGILDAALTPRLIQPTTFGEKDGKHTERSKLLASLFKKSRIPYQIVPDMHNWQLSHLAMVVPLADAYYKSDEPETVYLNKKIMYEAGKTMRDNFRLLAKRKMLSPNKFYLVTICPLFLIAFILKLTYKSEFGNKFMYRHSMKAPKEMQKLKENLNLVLKNL; encoded by the coding sequence ATGAAAATTTTAATTTATGGGGCCGGGGTTATAGGCAGTTTATATGCGGTTTATTTTTCAAAAGGAGGCTCTGATGTTTCAATTTATGCAAGGGGAAGCCGTTTGCAGGAGATAAAAGAAAAAGGTCTATCCTATTTTGAAAAAAATAAAATAAAAACTGTAAATGTGAAAGTGCTTGAAAAAGTTTTTGATGATGATATCTATGATTTTATTTTTTTGACCGTCCGTGAAGATAACTTAAAAGAAGCATTGACCGAATTAAAAGAAAACAAGAGTAAAACCATCGTTACAATGGTAAATACCATAAGCCCCTATGCCGAGCTTGAAAAACTTTGCGGAAAAGGGAAAATTCTACCGGCCTTTCCGGGAGCAGGCGGCAGTATTGATGACGGTATCTTGGATGCAGCTCTCACTCCCCGTCTTATTCAGCCTACAACATTCGGGGAAAAAGACGGCAAACACACTGAACGATCAAAACTTCTAGCCTCTCTTTTTAAAAAGAGCAGAATTCCTTATCAGATTGTCCCCGATATGCATAATTGGCAGCTTTCCCATCTTGCAATGGTCGTTCCGCTTGCGGATGCTTATTATAAAAGCGATGAACCTGAAACAGTATACTTAAACAAAAAAATTATGTACGAAGCGGGTAAAACGATGAGGGATAATTTTAGGCTCTTGGCAAAACGGAAAATGCTTTCGCCCAATAAATTTTATCTTGTTACAATTTGTCCTCTTTTTCTTATCGCCTTCATCTTAAAACTAACATATAAGAGCGAATTCGGAAATAAGTTTATGTACCGCCATTCAATGAAGGCTCCTAAAGAAATGCAAAAACTAAAAGAAAACCTTAATCTTGTTTTAAAGAATTTATAA
- a CDS encoding GNAT family N-acetyltransferase, producing the protein MKTKDIETERLILRSMTLDDADFAAKLWGDPENGKYLADAPYKNGDELRKVIYDIDEWEDEYPFIAVCKNTGEPVATCCLGTEGPKGHWGFGYTVKKELWGKGLATEMVKALINFAYSFGVRNFYCTVAKENKASCRVMEKCGLKIKETQTFKKRGTDMEFESNIYTMNME; encoded by the coding sequence ATGAAAACAAAAGATATAGAAACGGAAAGACTTATTTTACGCAGCATGACACTTGACGATGCAGATTTTGCAGCAAAGCTTTGGGGTGATCCTGAAAACGGAAAGTATCTTGCAGATGCACCGTATAAAAACGGCGATGAACTTAGAAAGGTAATTTACGATATAGACGAATGGGAAGATGAATATCCTTTTATTGCTGTTTGCAAAAATACGGGCGAACCCGTTGCAACCTGCTGTTTAGGGACGGAAGGACCAAAGGGTCATTGGGGTTTCGGCTATACGGTAAAAAAAGAGTTGTGGGGCAAAGGACTTGCAACCGAGATGGTAAAAGCTTTGATAAATTTTGCGTACTCATTCGGCGTGCGTAATTTTTATTGTACAGTTGCAAAAGAAAATAAGGCCTCGTGCCGAGTGATGGAAAAATGCGGATTAAAAATAAAAGAGACACAAACATTTAAAAAACGCGGTACCGATATGGAATTTGAATCAAATATTTATACAATGAACATGGAGTAA
- a CDS encoding Rrf2 family transcriptional regulator codes for MQIGTKFSVSIHILLCVEFFKDKCKVTSDFLAESVKTNPVVIRKLMSALKDAGLIEITQGTGGIALKKNANQITFLDIFNAVESVKDGKLFKIHDTPPNECPVAQRINFLLDGYFIDAQTALEKKLNSFTLQAILNKIKNMEYK; via the coding sequence ATGCAAATAGGAACAAAATTTTCGGTGTCAATTCATATCCTACTCTGCGTGGAATTCTTTAAAGATAAGTGTAAGGTAACCAGCGATTTTCTTGCCGAAAGTGTAAAGACAAATCCGGTAGTTATACGCAAACTTATGAGTGCGTTAAAAGATGCCGGACTTATAGAAATTACTCAAGGGACAGGCGGTATCGCATTAAAAAAAAATGCAAACCAAATCACCTTCCTCGATATCTTTAATGCAGTAGAATCCGTAAAAGACGGTAAACTTTTTAAAATACATGATACACCTCCAAACGAATGCCCTGTTGCACAAAGAATAAATTTTTTACTTGACGGCTACTTTATAGACGCGCAAACCGCCCTCGAAAAAAAATTAAATTCATTTACCCTGCAAGCCATTTTAAATAAAATAAAAAACATGGAGTACAAATGA